A genomic window from Vigna radiata var. radiata cultivar VC1973A unplaced genomic scaffold, Vradiata_ver6 scaffold_153, whole genome shotgun sequence includes:
- the LOC106752598 gene encoding uncharacterized protein LOC106752598 yields the protein MTKNQCSSCSWGSSHGASSSRGMVGSQMCYCGELAVLRVAKTPKNQGKHFWGCPNYKRTHYEEVGGCNFFKWHTEDIGDERDTTIGWQRRKIINLERSLLVCQKREKIAGVVLPGVV from the exons ATGACAAAGAATCAATGTTCCTCTTGCTCATGGGGGAGCTCTCATGGTGCTTCATCATCAAGAGGAATGGTTGGCAGCCAAATGTGCTATTGTGGAGAGCTTGCTGTATTGAGAGTGGCAAAAACTCCTAAGAACCAGGGAAAGCATTTTTGGGGCTGCCCTAATTACAAGCGGACTCATTATGAAGAAGTGGGAGGatgtaatttcttcaaatggcACACTGAAGATATCGGAGATGAAAGGGATACTACAATTGGATGGCAAAGGAGAAAGATCATTAATTTGGAGAGATCACTTTTGGTTTGTCAGAAAAGGGAGAAG ATTGCTGGTGTGGTGCTTCCTGGTGTGGTGTAG